The Solirubrobacterales bacterium region GAACCTGCTCGATAACCCGCCGATCCCGGTGCAGGCCAAGCTCGCCGCCGCATGGACCAGCTTCAGTTCCTCTACATCTACGTCGACTACTTCCGTGCTCCGCGTGGTTAGTTGTTTGACGCTTCGGTGTTTGGGACGATCGGGGCATGGCGAATCGTCCTGCGCCCGCGTTGTTGCTTCGTGACGGTGACCGTGAGGAACTGCTGCGTCTGACCCGCTCGTCCAGGGCGCCGGCGGGTCTGGCGCTGCGGGCCAGAATTGTCCTGCTGGCCGCGGATGGGGTCTCGAACACGACGATCGCCGACGGGGTCGGGGTGTCGCGCCCGACGGTGATCGCCTGGCGGGACCGGTATCAGGCCAAGGGCATCGCAGGCCTGCACGACGAGGACCGGTCGGGGCGCCCTCGCCGGATCGACCGGGCGAAGGTGATCGCGGTGACGTTGGCGCCGCCGCCGAAGAAGTACGGCGTCACGCACTGGTCGAGCCGGCTGCTGGCCCGGCACCTGAAGATCTCCGATCACGCCGTGGCGAGCATCTGGCGCGAGCACGGCGTGCGGCCGTGGCGCTCCAAGAGCTTCCGGTTCTCCACCGACCCCGAACTGGAAGCCAAGGTCGTCGACGTCGTCGGGCTCTACCTCGACCCGCCCGAGAACGCGATCGTGCTCTCGATCGACGAGAAGTCCCAGATCCAGGCCCTGGACCGGACCGCGCCGGTCCTGCCCACTCAGCCGCACCTGATCGAACGCCGCTCCCACGACTACGTCCGCCACGGCACCACAACCCTGTTCGCAGCCCTGGAGGTCGCCACCGGCAAGGTCACCGCCGCGCTAAAGCCCCGCCACCGCCACAGCGAGTTCCTCGCGTTCCTCAAGCAGGTCGAACGCGCCTACCCGCCCTGTCCCGACGCCGGGCAATTGCACCTGGTGATGGACAACTACGCAGCCCACAAGCACCCCAAGGTCAAAGCCTGGCTGGCCGAGCACCCCCGCATCCACGTCCACTTCACCCCGACCCACGCCTCCTGGATGAACCTCGTCGAGGCATGGTTCTCCCTCGCCGAACGCCAAGCGATCCACCGCGGCACCTACACCTCAGTCAAAGACCTCAACGCCAAAATCTGCGCCTACATCGACGGCTGGAACAACCGCGCCCACCCGTTCAACTGGACCAAGACCGCCGACCAGATCCTCACCAAGGCCAACCGTCAGAAGATCTCAAACGCGGAGCACTAGAGCAGGGGAAGCTGTTCTCCGGCCTCGGCGTAGCGCAGCCGTCCGGCGCCTTCGGTGATGCGCTCGCG contains the following coding sequences:
- a CDS encoding IS630 family transposase; amino-acid sequence: MANRPAPALLLRDGDREELLRLTRSSRAPAGLALRARIVLLAADGVSNTTIADGVGVSRPTVIAWRDRYQAKGIAGLHDEDRSGRPRRIDRAKVIAVTLAPPPKKYGVTHWSSRLLARHLKISDHAVASIWREHGVRPWRSKSFRFSTDPELEAKVVDVVGLYLDPPENAIVLSIDEKSQIQALDRTAPVLPTQPHLIERRSHDYVRHGTTTLFAALEVATGKVTAALKPRHRHSEFLAFLKQVERAYPPCPDAGQLHLVMDNYAAHKHPKVKAWLAEHPRIHVHFTPTHASWMNLVEAWFSLAERQAIHRGTYTSVKDLNAKICAYIDGWNNRAHPFNWTKTADQILTKANRQKISNAEH